gtgctgtgtggtccataggtgtgtatatggtgtgtatatggtgtatatggtgtatatatggtgtatgtgctgtgtggtccataggtgtgtatatggtgtatatatggtgtatatggtgtatatatggtgtatgtgctgtgtggtccataggtgtgtatatggtgtatatatggtgtatatggtgtatatatggtgtatgtgctgtgtggtccataggtgtgtatatggtgtatatatggtgtatatggtgtatatatggtgtatgtgctgtgtggtccataggtgtgTACATTCTGATTGCTGCTGGGGCCTTGATGATGGTTGTTGGGTTCCTGGGCTGCTGTGGAGCCATCAAGGAATCCCCTGCATGCTCGGGCTGGTGAGGATCagccatgatgatgatgatgatgatgatgatgatgatggaataCAATGACAACACACTTTCCATTGAAAGAGAAGCGCAAGACCtcacaccctgtctgtctctctctccccctgtctgtctccccctcccctgtctgtctctctcctctccccctgtctgtctctcgttctccccctgtctgtctctcgttctccccctctTCAGTTCTTCTTCTCCCTGTTGTTAATCTTTGGGGCGGAGGTAGCAGCAGGGATCTGGGGCCTCTCCAATAAAGATACGGTAACTCTCAGAGGCTATTTTACTGTTCGTTGTGCTGACTGTGTGGACAGAGCATCAGACCTTCTATTACAGCTCAATACAAAACCTTAGCATCTCTCCAttctcatgtctctcctctcccctgtctgtctctctcctctcccctgtctgtctctctcctctcccctctctgtctctattctctcctcctgtctgtctccccctcccctctctgtctctcttctctccccctgtctgtctcttctctccccgtctgtctctcctctcccctctctgtctctcttctctccccctgtctgtctcttctctccccgtctgtctccccctcccctctctgtctctcttctctcccctgtctgtctcttctctccccctctccgtctctcttctctccgcctctctgtctctcttctctccccctgtctgtctctctcctctccccctgtctgtctctcttctctcctcctgtctgtctccccctccctcccctgtctgtctccccctcccctctctgtctctcttctctcccctgtctgtctcttctctccccctctctgtctctcttctctccccctctctgtctctcttctctccccctgtctgtctctcttctctccccctgtctgtctctctcctctcccctctctgtctctattctctcctcctgtctgtctcccctcccctctctgtctctcttctctcccctgtctgtctctcttctctcccctgtctgtctctctcctctcccctctctgtctctattctctcctcctgtctgtctccccctccctctctgtctctcttctctccccctgtctgtctctcttctctcccctgtctgtctctctcctctccctctctgtctctattctctcctcctgtctgtctcccccttccctgtctgtctctattctctcccctgtctgtctcccccctcccctctctgtctctcttctctccccctgtctgtctcttctctccccctctctgtctctcttctctccccctgtctgtctctcttctctcccctgtctgtctctctcctctcccctctctgtctctattctctcctcctgtctgtctcccccttccctgtctgtctctattctctcccctgtctgtctcccctcccctctctgtctctctcctctcccctgtctgtctctcttctctccccctgtctgtctctctcctctccctctctgtctctcttctctcctcctgtctgtctccccttccctgtctgtctctattctctccccctgtctgtctcccccttccctgtctgtctctattctctcccctgtctgtctccccctcccctctctgtctctctccccaccccctgtctgtctccccttccctctctgtctaggTGGTGGAAGACATCACAGAGTTCTACAAGCAGACTTACACTAACTACATGAGCACCAAGCAGGAGGCCTTGAAGGAGACATTACGCCTTATACACTTTggagtgagtacacacacacacacacacacacacacacaccacacacacacgcacacacacacacacaccacacacacacacacacacacacacaccacgcacgcacgcacgcacacacacacacacacacacacacacacacacacacgcacgcacgcacgcacgcacacgcacacacaccacacacacacacacacacacacacacacacacaccacacacgcacacacgcacgcacgcacacaactcTAACATaacagtccagtgtctgtctgtctgtctgtctgtctgttcagtaacacctcctaaccctaacctgtctgtctgtctgtctgtctgcctgcctgcctgtctgtctgtctgtctgtctgtctgtctgtctgtctgtctgtctgttcagtaacacctcctaaccctaacctgtctgtctgtctgtctgtctgcctgcctgcctgcctgcctgcctgtctgtctgtctgtctgtctgtctgtctgtctgcctgcctgtctgtctgtctgtctgtctgtctgtctgtactgtctgtctgtctgcctgcctgcctgcctgcctgcctgcctgcctgtctgtctgcctgcctgtctgtctgtctgtctgtctgcctgcctgtctgtcaaagTGTAAAGTGGAACTAAAATGGTGTTGTCGGTGTTTCCCTGGGGCAGCTGAACTGCTGCGGCCTGACAGGCACGATGATTGACAGCGCCAGGGAGACCTGCCCAAAGAAGGAAGGACTGGAGGCTCTGATTACCACGGTAACAAACATAACCCCTACAGCAACAACTATTTGAGTGACGAGCTATTATATTGgagggtagaagtgtatattggagggtagaagtgtatattggagggtagaagtgtatattatagggtagaagtgtaCATTGgagggtagaagtgtatattggagggtagaagtgtatattataaggtagaagtgtatattatagggtagaagtgtatattggagggtagaagtgtatattggagggtagaagtgtatattatagggtagaagtgtatattataaggtagaagtgtatattatagggtagaagtgtatattatagggtagaagtgtatattataaggtagaagtgtatattatagggtagaagtgtatattggagggtagaagtgtatattggagggtagaagtgtatattatagggtagaagtgtatattataaggtagaagtgtatattatagggtagaagtgtatattatagggtagaagtgtatattataagGTAGAAGTGTACATTGgagggtagaagtgtatattggagggtagaagtgtatattggagggtagaagtgtatattatagggtagaagtgtatattataaggtagaagtgtatattataaggtagaagtgtatattatagggtagaagtgtatattataaggtagaagtgtatattataaggtagaagtgtatattatagggtagaagtgtatattataaggtagaagtgtatattataagGTAGAAGTGTATAATGGAGAGTAgaagtgtatttttatttatttttcaccgttatttaaccaggtaggccagttgagttctcatttgcaactgcgacctggccaagataaagcaaaacagtgcgacacaaaacaacaacacagagttacacatggagtaaacaacaacacagagttacacatggagtaaacaaacgtacagtcaataactgtCACAAATAATGTCgttgtgttgaagggaggaccaatacgcagcgggaatgtggatactcatctttttaataaaacacgagcaaagcatccacagggaataaacaatactcacgacaagaacagtgtggcaggctaaacgaaagcagtgctcacaaacaactacccaccaccacaaataaaaacacacacctgtttataggactcccaatcagaggcaactacaaacacctgcctccaattgagagtccagcacccaacctacacatagaaaacctaccctagaacctacacacaacacaaaccctctgccacgtcctgaccaaaactaataattactccctctgctggtcaagacgtgacaataacacaatagaaaaatctatatacagtgtgtgcaaatgtagaagagtacaGAGGTAAGGCgataaatagaccatagtagcgaagtaattacaatttagcaaattagcactggagtggtagatgagcagatgatgatgtgcaagtagaaatactggtgtgcaaaagagcagaaaagtaaataaaaacaatatggggatgaggtaggtagattaggtgggctatttacagatgggctatgtacagctgcagcgatcggttagctgctcagatagctgatgtttaaataaagttagtgagggaaatataagtctccagcttcagtgatttttgcaattcattccagtcattggcagcagagaactggaaggaaaggcgaccaaaggaggaattggctttggggatgaccagtgagatatacctgctggagcgcgtgctacgggtgggtgctgctatggtgaccagcgagctgagataaggcggggctttacctagcaaagacttatagattacctggaaccagtgggtttggcgacgagtatgaagcgagggccagccaacgagagcgtacaggtcgcagtggtgggtagtatatggggctttggtaacaaaatggatggcactgtgatagactgcatccagtttgctgagtagagtgttggaggctattttgtaaatgacatcgccgaagtcaaggatcggtaggatagtcagttttacgagggtatgtttggcagcatgagggaaggatgcttgttgcgaaataggaagccgattctagatttaactttggattggagatgcttaatgtgagtctggaaggagagtttacagtctaaccagacacccaggtatttgtagttgtccacatattctaagtaagaaccgtccagagtagtgatgctgggcaggtgcaggcagcgatcggttgaagagcatgcatttagttttacttgtatttaagagcagttggaggccacggaaggagagttgtatggcattgaagctcgtctggaggttagttaacacagtgtccaaagaggggccagaggtatacagaatggtgtcgtctgcgtagaggtggatcagagaatcaccaacagcaagagcgacatcattgatgtatacagagaaaagattcggcccgagaattgaaccctgtggcacccccatagagactgccagaggtccggacaacaggccctccgatttgacacactgaactctatctgagaagtagttggtgaaccaggcgaggcaatcatttgagaaaccaaggctgttgagtctgccgataagaatgtggtgattgacagagttgaaagccttggccaggtcgatgaatacggctgcacagtactgtcttttatccatggcggttatgatgtcgttaaggaccttgagtgtggctgaggtgcacccatgaccagctcggaaaccagattataGGGTAGCAGTTTATATTATAGTGTTTAAGTGTATATTATAGGGctagaagtgtatattatagggtagaagtgtatattatagggctagaagtgtatattatagggtagaagtgtatattatagggtagaagtgtatattatagggtagaagtgtatattataggctagaagtgtatattatagtatagaagtgtatattatagtatagaagtgtatattatagggtagaagtgtatattatagggtatTATAGGGTagcagtgtatattatagggtagcagtgtatattatagggtagaagtgtatattatagggtagaagtgtatattacaGGGTAGAAGagtatattatagggtagaagtgtatattatagggtagaagtgtatattatagggtagtagtgtatattatagggtagaagtgtatattatagggtagtagtgtatattatagggtagtagtgtatattatagggtagaagtgtatattatagggtagaagtgtatattatagggtagaagtgtatattatagggtagaagtgtatattatagggtagaagtatatattatagggtagaagtgtatattatagggtagaagtgtatattatagggtagaagtgtatattatagggtagaagtgtatattatagggtagaagaatatattatagggtagaagtgtatattatagggtagaagtgtatattagtgtatcgccaaacccactggctccaggtcatctataagtctttgctaggtaaaggcccaccttatctcagctcactggtcaccaaagcagcacccacctgtagcactcgctccagcaggtatatctcactggtcatccccaaagccaattcctccttttgccgcctttccttccagttctctgctgccaatgactggaacgaactgcaaaaatctctgaagctggagactcatatctccctcactagctttaagcatcagctgtcagagcagctcacagatcactgcacctgtacatagcccatctgtaaacagcccatccaactacctcatccccatactgtatttatttatttatcttgctcctttgcaccccagtatctctacttgcacattcatcttctgcacatctatcactccagtgtttaattgttatattgtaattacttcgccactatggcctatttattgccttacctccctgtaTATTATTGGGTAGAAGTGTATTttggagggtagaggtgtatgTTATAGGGTAGAAGTGGTGTAGTAGTTTTTAATCTCAGTCCTGTCAGAGTTATAGTAGTGTGTAATCTCAGTCCTGTCAGAGTTATAGTAGTGTGTAATCTCAGTCCTGGTAGAGTTGTAGTAGTGTGTCATCTCAGTCCTGGTAGAGTTGTAGTAGTGTGTAATCTCAGTCCTGGTAGAGTTGTAGTAGTGTGTAATCTCATTCCTGGTAGAGTTGTAGTAGTGTGTAATCTCAGTCCTGGTAGAGTTGTAGTAGTGTGTAATCTCAGTCCTGGTAGAGTTGTAGTAGTGTGTAATCTCATTCCTGGTAGAGTTGTAGTAGTGTGTAATCTCATTCCTGGTAGAGTTGTAGTAGTGTGTAATCTCATTCCTGGTAGAGTTGTAGTAGTGTGTAATCTCAGTCCTGGTAGAGTTGTAGTAGTGTGTAATCTCATTCCTGGTAGAGTTGTAGTAGTGTGTAATCTCATTCCTGGTAGAGTTGTAGTAGTGTGTAATCTCACTGTGTTGTTCTGTCAGAGTTGTCCAACGGCCATTGACGAGGTGTTCAACTCTAAACTCCATATCATTGGAGGAGTGGGCATCGGAATTGGAGTCCTCATGGTGAGAGCAGCcaatcaactctctctctcctttctcctccactcctctcctttctctctctcctttctctccttcactcctctcctctctctttcctctcctctctctcctctcctttctctctctcctctcctctctctttcctctcctccactcctctcctttctctcctccactcctcttctttctctctatccactcctctctctcctctcctttctctccttcactcctctcctctcctctctctttcctctcctctctcctctcctctcctctctctctctcctttctctccttcactcctctctctctctctcttcttctctctctgtccactcctctctctcctccgctcctctctcctccactcctctcctctccttcactcctctctctctcctctctctcctctcctctctcgctcctctcctttctctctctcctacactcctctcctccactcatctctcctctatctctcctccactcctctcctcctctcctctccttcctctctcctccactcctctgtcctctccttcctctctcctctccactcctctctcctcctctcctctcctctccttcctctctctcctctcctctccttcctctctctcctctcctctgtcctctccttcgtctctctcctctccttcctctctctcctcctctcctctgtcctctccttcgtctctctcctccactcctctgtcctctccttcctctctctcctcctctcctctcctctccttcctcttgtcCTCTAATGATATGTCTTTCTCTTCTGTCCAGATCTTTGGGATGATCTTCAGCATGCTGCTGTGCTGCGCCATCAGAAGGTCTCGTGACATCATGTAGACCCGGACTCTGCCCTTCCGTGCACTTAacttatctgtgtgtctgtcctcaATTGATGTTAAACGCTCACTAGGTTTGTACTGccattaggattagggttagttaGCAttttcagccagccagccagtcagccagccagccagccagtcagccagccagtcagccagccagccagccagtcagtcagttagtcagccagtcagccagccagtcagtcagttagtcagccagccagccagccagccagccagccagccagccagttagtcagccagtcagtcagtcagttagtcagtcagccagccagtcagtcagccagccagccagtcagtcagccagccagtcagccagccagccagccagtcagttagtcagccagccagccagccagccagccagccagttagtcagccagtcagtcagtcagttagtcagccagccagccagtcagtcagccagccagccagtcagtcagccagtcagtcagtcagccagtcagtcagccagtcagccagccagccagcctgccagcctgccagccagtcagtcagtcagccagccagtcagccagttagtcagccagccagccagccagcctgccagccagtcagccagccagtcagccagccagccagtaaaGCTCTACCCTGGATGGAAACTCAGTCTCCTGTGAAAGTGTGGAGCTGTACTGAGGTTTCAGGCTGTGTAACATTAATGTACTGTGATCAGTGTATCGTTTCATCACTGATAGAACCAAAACGCCTTAAAATCTTGCAGAATGTAATCTGTTGTATTTGCTTTAGAAACCTGACTATGTTCCTCCTCATATTGCCTGTTTGTTCAGCGACATGGACTGTAACAACTTTACGGCAGAGTACAGATTTTATAAACATTTTTACTGCAACTATTTTGATGAACAAAAGTTGTGTATTTTCTTTGAATTGCCAAATAAAATAAAGTAATATGGATGTTGGACTGTGAGTGACTGACGTGGGGATTAGATCTGGGGAACAACTCTCTGTAACGGTCTCTGTTCAACTCAACAAACCAAACACACGGTCAGGTCGTTTAGTTCAACAAGACTCGTTTACTGGGATTCATTCTGTCCTGGAGAAAGAGCTGAGCGATTTCCGATAGATAAACCAGCCGCAAAGTCCAAAAAAATGGATATATCGTAAAAAAAAGTTAAACTAGAATGAGCTTGTTTAGGCCTAGTGTTAGCAGTGTGGTGAAGGTTAAGATTAAAATCAGATTCTGTGGCTGAGACAGCTagtagagctgcctccagaacaatatTCATCCCAATAAATGGCCAACCAGCAACAAtgtccctggtgaactagtccttagttagtaatatacccctggttaactagtccttagtaatatacccctggtgaactagtccttagttagtaatatacccctggtgaactagtccttagttagtaatatacccctggtgaactagtccttagttagtaatatacccctggtgaactagtccttagttagtaatatacccctggtgaactagtccttagtcagtaatatacccctggtgaactagtccttagttagtaatatacccctggttaactagtccttagtaatatacccctggtgaactagtccttagttagtaatatacccctggttaactagtccttagttagtaatatacccctggtgaactagtccttagtaatatacccctggtgaactagtccttagttagtaatatacccctggtgaactagtccttagttagtaatatacccctggtgaactagtccttagtaatatacccctggtgaactagtccttagttagtaatatacccctggttaactagtccttagttagtaatatacccctggtgaactagtccttagtaatatacccctggtgaactagtccttagttagtaatatacccctggttaactagtccttagttagtaatatacccctggtgaactagtccttagtaatatacccctggttaactagtccttagttagtaatatacccctggtgaactagtccttagtcagtaatatacccctggttaactagtccttagttagtaatatacccctggtgaactagtccttagttagtaatatacccctggtgaactagtccttagtcagtaatatacccctggttaactagtccttagtcagtaatatacccctggtgaactagtccttagtcagtaatatacccctggtgaactagtccttagtcagtaatatacccctggtgaactagtccttagttagtaatataacccctggtgaactagtccttagtcagtaatatacccctggtgaactagtcctgttagtaatataccctggtgaactagtccttagtcagtaatatacccctggtgaactagtccttagttagtaatatacccctggtgaactagtccttagtcagtaatatacccctggtgaactagtccttagttagtaatatacccctggtgaactagtccttagttagtaatatacccctggtgaactagtccttagttagtaatatacccctggtgaactagtccttagttagtaatatacccctggtgaactagtccttagttagtaatatacccctggtgaactagtccttagttagtaatataccctggtgaactagtccttagttagtaatatacccctggtgaactagtccttagttagtaatatacccctggtgaactagtccttagttagtaatatacccctggtgaactagtccttagttagtaatatacccctggtgaactggtccttagttagtaatataccccctggtgaactagtccttagttagtaatatacccctggtgaactagtccttagttagtaatataccctggtgaactagtccttagttagtaatatacccctggtgaactagtccttagttagtaatataccctggtgaactagtccttagttagtaatatacccctggtgaactagtccttagttagtaatatacccctggtgaactagtccttagttagtaatatacccctggtgaactagtccttagttagtaatataccctggTGAActggtccttagttagtaatatacccctggtgaactagtccttagttagtaatatacccctggtgaactggtccttagttagtaatatacccctggtgaactagtccttagttagtaatataccctggtgaactagtccttagttagtaatatacccctggtgaactggtccttagttagtaatataccctggtgaactagtccttagttagtaatatacccctggtgaactagtccttagtcagtaatataccctggtgaacta
This Salmo salar unplaced genomic scaffold, Ssal_v3.1, whole genome shotgun sequence DNA region includes the following protein-coding sequences:
- the LOC106595881 gene encoding CD9 antigen, producing the protein MLGLFFFSLLLIFGAEVAAGIWGLSNKDTVVEDITEFYKQTYTNYMSTKQEALKETLRLIHFGLNCCGLTGTMIDSARETCPKKEGLEALITTSCPTAIDEVFNSKLHIIGGVGIGIGVLMIFGMIFSMLLCCAIRRSRDIM